A region of Myxococcus stipitatus DSM 14675 DNA encodes the following proteins:
- a CDS encoding NAD-dependent epimerase/dehydratase family protein — MKTLVTGASGFLGRNLLELLGDDAVALVRTPLEMKVPQVKGTPLEPDAWLSEAKGVKVLVHSAGMVHHSRKHSEEMVRFNIDSSLAMVRAAKALDARLVLVSTSGTVGCFEHATIEADEHSLYAEALVGRWPYYLSKIRAEEQSRKLARQLGVEMTVVRPPVLLGPGDTLGRSTTNVARVLNGRLPFIPAGGIAFTDVRDVAQALANLSKKATWRDTYHLPGTALSLRTFFERVGEVAGIPVVQPDVPTFVVKGLAALGSRVPIKKLPDPVVLEMSMCHWGFKTLWSHEELDYRPRGHRQTLSDTVAWLRATQARH; from the coding sequence ATGAAGACCCTGGTCACGGGAGCCAGCGGGTTTCTGGGTCGCAACCTGCTCGAGCTGCTGGGAGACGACGCGGTGGCGCTGGTGCGCACGCCGCTGGAGATGAAGGTGCCGCAGGTGAAGGGCACGCCGCTGGAGCCCGACGCGTGGTTGTCGGAGGCGAAGGGCGTGAAGGTGTTGGTGCACTCGGCGGGGATGGTGCATCACAGCCGGAAGCACTCCGAGGAGATGGTGCGCTTCAACATCGACAGCTCGCTGGCGATGGTCCGGGCGGCGAAGGCGCTGGATGCGCGGCTGGTGTTGGTGTCGACGTCGGGGACGGTGGGGTGCTTCGAGCACGCCACCATCGAGGCGGATGAGCACTCGCTCTACGCGGAGGCCCTGGTGGGCCGCTGGCCGTACTACCTGTCGAAGATTCGGGCCGAGGAGCAGTCGCGGAAGCTGGCGCGGCAGCTCGGCGTGGAGATGACGGTGGTGCGGCCTCCCGTGCTGTTGGGACCGGGCGACACGTTGGGGCGTTCGACGACGAACGTGGCGCGCGTGCTGAATGGCCGGCTGCCGTTCATTCCGGCGGGCGGCATCGCGTTCACGGACGTGCGGGACGTGGCGCAGGCGCTGGCGAACTTGTCGAAGAAGGCGACGTGGCGGGACACGTACCACCTGCCAGGGACGGCGCTGTCGCTGAGGACCTTCTTCGAGCGCGTGGGTGAGGTCGCCGGGATTCCGGTGGTGCAGCCCGATGTGCCGACGTTCGTGGTGAAGGGGCTCGCGGCGTTGGGCTCGCGAGTGCCCATCAAGAAGCTGCCGGACCCCGTGGTGCTCGAGATGTCGATGTGCCACTGGGGGTTCAAGACGCTGTGGAGCCACGAGGAGCTCGACTATCGCCCTCGGGGACACCGGCAGACGTTGAGCGACACGGTGGCGTGGCTGCGCGCGACGCAGGCTCGCCACTGA
- a CDS encoding FmdE family protein — translation MSLRARLLVGVVLLVASGCAGAQRVPSAEDAALARVASIHGGAGPWAVAGYRMGAHALRELGLPVGSFDLEVVHHSPAKVQYTCVADGAAAATGASLGKLNLALASTATSAEVFTTFRHRATGKTITLKPTAAFATRYLNVPRKELAAAGREVMTLTDAEVFEAVGPR, via the coding sequence ATGAGCCTGCGCGCCCGCCTCCTCGTTGGTGTCGTGTTGCTGGTGGCCTCCGGCTGTGCGGGGGCCCAGCGAGTCCCATCGGCCGAGGATGCGGCGCTGGCGCGGGTTGCGTCCATTCACGGAGGCGCGGGCCCCTGGGCGGTGGCGGGGTATCGGATGGGGGCGCATGCCCTCCGGGAGTTGGGGCTGCCGGTGGGGAGCTTCGACCTGGAGGTCGTGCATCACAGCCCGGCGAAGGTTCAGTACACGTGTGTCGCGGACGGAGCCGCGGCGGCCACGGGGGCGAGCCTAGGAAAGCTCAATCTCGCGCTCGCGAGCACGGCCACGTCCGCCGAGGTCTTCACGACGTTCCGCCATCGCGCGACGGGGAAGACCATCACTCTCAAGCCCACGGCGGCCTTCGCGACGCGGTACCTCAACGTGCCGCGCAAGGAATTGGCTGCGGCCGGGCGGGAAGTGATGACACTCACGGATGCCGAAGTGTTCGAGGCCGTTGGACCACGGTAG
- a CDS encoding carboxypeptidase-like regulatory domain-containing protein translates to MMLTGRIISEESGDGIPGAEISIQRLGRIESIRSGVDGRFSYEPPISGEYSIVRVVSEGFQPFAPSARMPGLVVSVDEEEVVDGLVLALKSLGYCEGVVHGVDGRPVSNAKIRFLTTGRWDPSSGVPESVESNLDGQFKIPFVPDALLQAELNGTFSGIHCLCIASECPFVMDLDADAAQAELKYVEGHVLDSAGHPVAGVQVSATDAEFRRTKIMGDVAPVDDGGVDMGILLSALEMEPRQETVTDDDGSFLIGPLEEDEYDVFVSKDPESMKTVKAGARDVRLRLPPAGQISGRVVSELTGEAVSGFSYLIEKYWREGEFARGRIRDSLRHRGIVHDARGRFEISNLPAGVYRLRILADGFQRSVRSTVKVAAGERTQLTISLTAGHLLQGIVTDLETGQPLAGARISEHEPRHQGLWADAVDEVSSLGTPGVVETAADGSFRLTVTEDALWASSSGYRSWVVREPASWSGPLRIALSPLRKDAAPGVEFGGVGIVWASEQTSVGGVQRLTISGVLDGSPAERGGLAAGDAMLAVDGAAAEWEEASSVGARIRGEVGTPVRLRLWRSSSRQEYEVVLTRARLMESD, encoded by the coding sequence ATGATGCTCACGGGACGCATCATCTCGGAAGAGAGTGGTGATGGAATCCCAGGTGCCGAAATTTCGATTCAACGTCTTGGTCGTATTGAGTCAATTCGGAGTGGGGTCGATGGTCGCTTTTCGTATGAGCCCCCGATATCCGGAGAGTATTCGATTGTAAGAGTGGTGAGTGAGGGGTTCCAGCCGTTCGCTCCATCTGCCCGTATGCCCGGTCTGGTTGTCTCGGTCGACGAGGAGGAAGTGGTCGATGGGCTTGTATTGGCGCTCAAGTCTTTGGGGTACTGTGAGGGTGTTGTGCACGGCGTTGACGGCCGTCCCGTTTCAAACGCAAAGATCCGTTTCTTGACCACGGGACGGTGGGACCCGAGCAGTGGGGTTCCCGAATCGGTCGAGTCAAATCTCGACGGACAGTTCAAGATCCCGTTCGTGCCGGATGCTCTTCTTCAGGCTGAGTTGAACGGTACTTTTTCCGGGATTCATTGTCTGTGTATTGCTTCAGAGTGTCCCTTTGTGATGGACTTGGACGCTGACGCTGCTCAGGCTGAATTGAAGTATGTCGAAGGCCATGTGCTTGATTCTGCGGGGCATCCTGTTGCCGGAGTTCAGGTCAGTGCAACGGACGCCGAATTCCGGCGTACGAAGATTATGGGAGATGTTGCTCCAGTTGATGACGGAGGGGTCGATATGGGCATCCTTCTCAGCGCCCTGGAGATGGAGCCCCGTCAAGAGACAGTGACCGATGACGATGGCAGTTTCTTGATAGGTCCACTTGAGGAGGACGAATATGATGTCTTCGTTTCCAAAGATCCTGAGTCGATGAAGACTGTGAAGGCAGGGGCGCGAGACGTTCGGCTGCGACTGCCGCCGGCAGGTCAAATCTCAGGGAGAGTGGTCTCTGAGTTGACTGGTGAGGCTGTTTCCGGGTTCTCGTATTTGATTGAGAAATACTGGAGGGAAGGGGAGTTCGCGAGAGGTAGGATTCGAGATAGCCTGAGGCACCGGGGGATTGTTCACGATGCTCGGGGGCGTTTCGAGATCTCCAACTTGCCTGCTGGTGTCTATCGGCTTCGGATTCTGGCTGATGGATTTCAAAGGAGCGTTCGGTCAACAGTGAAGGTGGCGGCTGGTGAGAGAACGCAACTTACGATTTCGCTGACGGCTGGACACTTGTTGCAAGGCATCGTGACAGACCTGGAGACGGGACAGCCTCTCGCGGGGGCTCGGATTTCGGAGCATGAACCAAGGCATCAGGGCCTGTGGGCAGATGCGGTCGATGAGGTTTCATCTTTAGGAACACCAGGAGTTGTTGAGACCGCTGCCGACGGGAGCTTTAGACTGACGGTGACGGAGGATGCGCTCTGGGCCAGTTCGAGTGGTTATCGGTCATGGGTTGTTCGGGAGCCTGCATCCTGGAGTGGACCGCTGCGAATCGCATTGAGTCCGCTAAGAAAAGACGCGGCTCCCGGTGTCGAATTTGGTGGCGTAGGAATTGTCTGGGCGAGTGAGCAGACTTCTGTTGGTGGGGTACAGCGACTGACAATCAGCGGCGTTCTTGACGGGAGCCCAGCAGAGCGCGGTGGACTTGCTGCTGGAGATGCCATGCTCGCAGTGGATGGCGCGGCCGCGGAATGGGAGGAAGCCTCCTCAGTGGGCGCGAGGATTCGAGGTGAAGTTGGTACCCCGGTCCGACTGAGGCTCTGGAGGAGTTCATCTCGTCAAGAGTATGAAGTCGTTCTGACGCGAGCCCGGCTCATGGAATCGGATTGA
- a CDS encoding imm11 family protein, with product MSDFTRYFKLREDVRAGYWYLGDPLDGTGQEVEDIWQFAAGAPIQPPGRLTFPIREPGRSLDFSTAGVGVTPIVHVRVATIFAERAPGDVQLIPVDVKGYPEQYVMLVATKTVRCIDDKASREILLWKPEDDRPEMLGKYRSVAGMKIDRSKVGDTKVFRTWGWPLGLIVSEDIKAAMEAAKTSGSKFEEV from the coding sequence ATGTCGGACTTCACTCGATACTTCAAACTCAGGGAAGATGTGCGGGCAGGGTACTGGTATCTCGGAGACCCATTGGATGGGACTGGTCAGGAGGTCGAGGACATCTGGCAGTTCGCGGCAGGCGCTCCTATCCAGCCTCCGGGTCGGCTGACGTTTCCCATCAGGGAGCCCGGGCGGAGCCTGGACTTCAGCACCGCAGGCGTTGGAGTGACTCCCATTGTCCATGTCAGGGTCGCGACCATCTTCGCGGAGCGAGCTCCGGGAGATGTGCAACTCATTCCCGTCGACGTCAAAGGCTATCCGGAGCAGTACGTCATGCTCGTGGCCACGAAGACTGTTCGGTGCATCGACGACAAGGCGTCGAGAGAGATTCTGCTCTGGAAGCCAGAGGATGATCGTCCGGAAATGCTGGGCAAGTACCGGAGCGTGGCGGGAATGAAGATTGACCGCTCGAAGGTGGGCGATACCAAGGTCTTCCGCACCTGGGGATGGCCGCTCGGGCTGATTGTCTCCGAAGATATCAAGGCCGCAATGGAAGCCGCGAAGACCTCTGGATCGAAGTTCGAGGAAGTGTAG
- a CDS encoding AHH domain-containing protein, translating into MWVRWALPLLLLVTITGCATSRVVRLETGRDSFVVTPREEPGAEPDAAELDDDEFEESIVELARDVRPFRNPMQGARELFGVPSRSGVYRYESRPPRLTPLRRADAEGPHLLESYADDELTRAYGQWCKRKDQPGDCLRLLEEGPLLASDGKYTVAFAIAMDSVWEETAEALEDMADPGAVMATVTAAATMYLMLWVLPEPVSKGVAATLTALAIAYLGVDTVWRLLDGWLTLVREVERATTFAQLSAAGEAYGEVLGENAARVFVVLATAAVGSTAGLVAKAGRLPGSAQAALAVESQAGISFPALAGVRSVAVSAEGFTIALAPNALAMAGQGMGGGHRHHIATNKNDISAARGGPWSPRFRELFTRAGMELKDPENIVRVSGHKGPHPEQYHSFVFERLRTALGTCRKVADCQKALRGELRTLAKEAVTRGTELNSLLTRRKGAR; encoded by the coding sequence ATGTGGGTTCGCTGGGCGCTGCCGCTGCTCTTGCTCGTGACCATCACCGGCTGTGCGACGAGTCGAGTCGTCCGGCTGGAGACCGGGCGTGACTCTTTCGTGGTCACGCCGCGCGAGGAGCCGGGCGCGGAGCCGGATGCGGCCGAACTCGACGACGATGAGTTCGAAGAGAGCATCGTGGAGCTTGCTCGGGACGTGCGTCCATTCCGCAATCCGATGCAGGGGGCGCGAGAGCTCTTCGGTGTGCCATCTCGAAGCGGGGTGTATCGCTATGAGAGCCGTCCACCTCGCCTGACGCCTCTGCGTCGCGCGGACGCGGAGGGGCCTCACCTGTTGGAGTCCTATGCGGACGATGAGTTGACGCGCGCGTACGGTCAGTGGTGCAAACGGAAGGACCAGCCGGGCGACTGCCTGCGGCTGCTGGAGGAGGGGCCGTTGCTGGCCAGCGACGGCAAGTACACGGTGGCGTTTGCCATTGCGATGGATTCGGTGTGGGAGGAGACGGCCGAGGCGCTGGAGGACATGGCGGACCCTGGAGCGGTCATGGCCACGGTGACCGCCGCCGCGACGATGTACCTCATGCTGTGGGTTCTGCCGGAGCCTGTCTCGAAGGGTGTCGCGGCGACACTGACGGCCCTGGCGATTGCCTACCTGGGGGTGGATACGGTGTGGCGGCTGCTGGACGGGTGGCTGACCTTGGTGCGCGAGGTGGAGCGGGCCACGACCTTCGCGCAGCTCAGCGCGGCGGGTGAGGCGTATGGGGAGGTGCTCGGGGAGAACGCGGCGCGTGTCTTCGTGGTGCTGGCGACGGCCGCTGTTGGGAGTACAGCGGGGCTGGTCGCGAAGGCAGGGCGGCTGCCTGGGTCTGCTCAAGCGGCGCTCGCCGTGGAGTCCCAGGCGGGCATCTCGTTTCCTGCGCTGGCGGGAGTGCGTTCCGTCGCGGTGTCGGCGGAGGGCTTCACCATCGCGCTCGCCCCCAATGCACTGGCGATGGCGGGGCAGGGGATGGGCGGTGGGCACCGCCACCACATCGCCACTAACAAGAACGACATCTCCGCCGCACGCGGTGGACCGTGGTCACCCAGATTCAGGGAGCTGTTCACAAGGGCTGGGATGGAGTTGAAAGACCCCGAAAACATCGTCAGGGTCTCGGGCCACAAGGGGCCGCACCCCGAGCAGTATCACTCCTTTGTCTTTGAGCGCCTGAGAACGGCCTTGGGGACATGTCGCAAGGTGGCGGATTGCCAGAAGGCCCTCCGAGGCGAGCTTCGTACTCTCGCCAAAGAGGCCGTGACCCGAGGAACAGAACTCAACAGCCTTTTGACTCGACGCAAGGGAGCCCGCTAG
- a CDS encoding DUF1579 family protein: MSLLLLAVSAISCAAHAPSPSPEVRLPYAGNPAPAELQVLAPWVGEWTLDIQVAPNAQSQQGVHFTGQAVGQQLLNGQFIRVDGQATNGSTREEYFILYGYDTGRAVYRRWYYSSIGLVSEFEGHWDAARRELTWSLLNPARNQTATIVYAVTADLVTTNVIYKDSEGNVVRSAVNRATRKPRADVSHHSRAE; the protein is encoded by the coding sequence GTGAGTCTCTTGTTGCTGGCGGTCTCGGCGATCTCCTGCGCCGCGCATGCGCCAAGCCCGTCTCCGGAGGTTCGGCTTCCCTACGCGGGCAACCCGGCGCCCGCGGAGTTGCAGGTCCTGGCTCCGTGGGTGGGGGAGTGGACGCTCGATATCCAGGTGGCGCCGAACGCCCAGTCCCAGCAGGGCGTTCACTTCACGGGCCAGGCGGTGGGCCAGCAGTTGCTCAACGGGCAGTTCATCCGCGTCGATGGCCAGGCGACGAATGGCTCAACGCGTGAGGAGTATTTCATCCTCTACGGGTATGACACGGGCAGGGCCGTGTACCGCCGGTGGTATTACTCGTCGATTGGACTGGTCAGTGAGTTCGAAGGCCATTGGGATGCGGCTCGTCGGGAGCTGACCTGGAGCCTGCTCAATCCCGCCAGGAACCAGACGGCGACGATTGTGTATGCCGTCACGGCGGACCTGGTGACGACGAACGTGATCTACAAGGACAGCGAAGGAAACGTCGTCAGGAGCGCGGTCAACCGAGCCACCCGGAAGCCGAGGGCTGACGTCAGTCACCACTCGCGCGCGGAGTAG
- a CDS encoding phosphatase PAP2 family protein, whose product MSERPYLHEVLLAALGVMLSGVLLFETGASAGSFRMLGATGLFILTVAVLARLDGWAQVFRVRLLLAYVATFFFYASVKDAVPALGLGTWDAWLFGVDARVFGGTTPAVWLQRWSVPWVNEVFSAAYLSFHVYLHLAMLWAVVGPREKAEAFFGQVFSAYVPGIVGYYLVPAMGPVAAYPELFTVPIEGGWVTRLNALVVESGSSTYDAFPSLHVFITLVLLGHDARANPRRFRWMVPVAVLLCVSTLVLRYHYAVDLLAGGVWFLGFRALYPRLVARWGPMRRAVTVSAPR is encoded by the coding sequence ATGTCTGAGCGTCCGTATCTCCATGAGGTGTTGCTGGCGGCGCTGGGGGTGATGCTGTCGGGAGTGCTCCTGTTCGAGACGGGGGCGTCGGCGGGGTCGTTCCGGATGCTCGGGGCGACGGGACTGTTCATCCTGACGGTGGCGGTGCTCGCGCGGCTGGATGGCTGGGCACAGGTCTTCCGGGTGCGGCTGCTCCTGGCGTATGTCGCGACGTTCTTCTTCTATGCGTCGGTGAAGGACGCGGTTCCCGCGCTGGGGCTCGGGACGTGGGATGCGTGGCTGTTCGGTGTGGACGCGCGAGTCTTCGGTGGGACGACGCCCGCGGTCTGGCTTCAGCGCTGGAGTGTGCCGTGGGTGAACGAGGTGTTCAGCGCGGCGTATCTCTCGTTCCACGTGTATCTGCACCTGGCGATGCTCTGGGCGGTGGTGGGGCCTCGTGAGAAGGCGGAGGCGTTCTTCGGTCAGGTCTTCTCGGCGTATGTGCCGGGAATCGTGGGCTACTACCTGGTCCCGGCCATGGGGCCGGTGGCGGCGTATCCCGAGCTGTTCACGGTGCCCATCGAGGGTGGGTGGGTGACGCGGCTGAATGCGCTGGTGGTGGAGAGCGGCTCGTCGACCTACGACGCGTTCCCGAGCCTGCATGTGTTCATCACCCTGGTGCTGCTGGGGCATGACGCGCGTGCGAATCCCCGGAGGTTCCGGTGGATGGTGCCGGTGGCGGTGCTGCTGTGCGTGTCGACGTTGGTGCTGCGCTACCACTACGCGGTGGACCTGCTCGCGGGCGGGGTGTGGTTCTTGGGCTTCCGGGCGCTGTATCCGAGGCTGGTTGCTCGCTGGGGGCCGATGCGTCGTGCTGTCACGGTGTCGGCGCCGCGTTGA
- a CDS encoding fatty acid desaturase family protein — MPMLPFSLSSENLRELERVDARHLPRLGAFVLLLGVSVWGAVLLSREESSPWGWSARVVLYVLSAASLHGISLFTHEAVHGGLSSRPWLNRLGGMLCAWPVLQNFAAYKVLHLRHHRDLGGGLDPDHYANYTGRRWLELLMHVGRLLLGYPAYITMIPILGWKHGTASEKRWMGCEVAMVIAGCVLAGVFVPWQVLLHGWLIPMVIINTMVNIRGMSQHTFLADADHPVRGTRTILTNPVTRFFMCNENYHLEHHLYPRVPWYNLPALHGALRAELVSQGAPFIPSYASFVWGVVSGGLMREARRSRPADV; from the coding sequence ATGCCGATGCTGCCCTTCTCCCTTTCTTCCGAGAACCTACGAGAGCTCGAGCGGGTGGACGCGCGCCACCTTCCACGGCTGGGGGCGTTCGTGCTGCTCCTGGGTGTGTCGGTCTGGGGGGCGGTGCTGCTGTCGCGAGAAGAGTCCTCGCCGTGGGGATGGAGCGCCCGCGTGGTGCTCTACGTCCTCTCGGCGGCTTCGTTGCACGGCATCAGCCTGTTCACCCACGAGGCGGTTCATGGCGGGTTGTCATCGCGCCCGTGGCTGAACCGGTTGGGCGGCATGTTGTGCGCGTGGCCCGTGCTGCAGAACTTCGCGGCCTACAAGGTCTTGCACCTGCGGCACCATCGCGACCTGGGGGGAGGCTTGGACCCGGACCACTACGCCAACTACACGGGGCGGCGGTGGCTGGAGCTGTTGATGCACGTGGGGCGGTTGCTCTTGGGGTATCCCGCGTACATCACGATGATTCCCATCCTGGGATGGAAGCACGGCACGGCATCCGAGAAGCGGTGGATGGGCTGCGAGGTGGCGATGGTCATCGCGGGCTGCGTGCTCGCGGGGGTCTTCGTTCCGTGGCAGGTGTTGCTGCATGGCTGGCTCATCCCGATGGTCATCATCAACACGATGGTGAACATCCGAGGGATGAGTCAGCACACGTTCCTGGCGGATGCGGACCACCCCGTCCGAGGGACCCGGACCATCCTCACCAACCCGGTGACGCGGTTCTTCATGTGCAATGAGAACTACCACCTGGAGCACCACCTGTACCCGCGAGTGCCCTGGTACAACCTGCCGGCGCTGCACGGTGCGCTCCGGGCGGAGCTGGTGTCGCAGGGGGCGCCCTTCATTCCATCGTATGCCTCGTTCGTCTGGGGCGTCGTCAGTGGAGGGCTGATGCGAGAGGCTCGGCGGAGCCGTCCCGCGGATGTCTGA
- a CDS encoding DUF3419 family protein: MSTSTFRLKFAVVREDPRLEQILIERTRARALLTVASGGCTLLTLAHENPSVELVGFDFNPRQLDHVREKAASLGTASPEHLNIQAAAPTGLNQRGEFEGLFRTLRHFIEEFVAPASELQRFFDPTTSPSERDTLCTPWFASAYWPVAFQLAFADPFLHAMFGPAATQHAAPGSYPRYFQATFERGLRRDDAHRNPYLQHVLLGAYLPEDCPGYLRATSVRPFQLIQGSLPDVPGLGRFDVISLSNIFDWSDDTLVAEWAALLSREARPGCAVLMRQLNNQRDLRRFFSPAFEFDDALGTRLQAQDRSLFYERIEVGFRRPTPA, from the coding sequence TTGAGCACCTCGACCTTCCGCTTGAAGTTCGCCGTCGTCCGCGAGGACCCCAGGCTCGAGCAGATTCTCATCGAACGAACCCGGGCCCGAGCCCTCCTCACCGTCGCCTCGGGTGGCTGCACGCTCCTCACGCTCGCGCACGAGAACCCCTCGGTGGAGCTCGTCGGCTTCGACTTCAACCCGCGACAACTCGACCACGTGCGAGAGAAGGCCGCGAGCCTCGGCACCGCGTCGCCCGAACACCTCAACATCCAGGCGGCGGCGCCCACGGGCCTGAATCAGCGCGGAGAGTTCGAGGGACTCTTCCGCACCCTGCGCCACTTCATCGAGGAGTTCGTGGCCCCAGCCTCGGAGCTCCAGCGCTTCTTCGACCCCACCACGTCCCCTTCCGAGCGGGACACCCTGTGCACCCCCTGGTTCGCCTCCGCCTACTGGCCCGTGGCCTTCCAGCTCGCGTTCGCGGACCCGTTCCTCCACGCCATGTTCGGACCCGCCGCCACGCAACACGCGGCCCCCGGCTCCTACCCACGCTACTTCCAGGCCACCTTCGAGCGCGGCCTGCGCCGTGACGACGCCCACCGCAATCCCTATCTGCAACACGTGTTGCTCGGCGCCTACCTGCCCGAGGACTGTCCCGGGTATCTGCGCGCCACGAGCGTGCGCCCCTTCCAGCTCATCCAAGGCTCGCTGCCCGACGTGCCCGGCCTGGGCCGCTTCGACGTCATCTCCCTGTCCAACATCTTCGACTGGTCGGATGACACCCTCGTCGCTGAATGGGCCGCGCTGTTGTCGCGAGAAGCCCGCCCCGGCTGCGCCGTGCTGATGCGCCAGCTCAACAACCAGCGCGACCTGCGGCGCTTCTTCAGCCCCGCCTTCGAGTTCGACGACGCGCTGGGCACCCGGCTCCAGGCCCAGGACCGCAGCCTGTTCTACGAGCGCATCGAGGTCGGCTTCCGGCGGCCCACTCCCGCATGA
- a CDS encoding GNAT family N-acetyltransferase: MNTPSVRYVVLRPDTLGPYVERLRLLERGIEYPIADGADHFFIDHGPHYHPFFSSMGEAYFLLALRGEELLGSVTGVSRQVFRGTRSAQALYICDLKVAPHARGTGLARRLILQGLTHLFRIPALRGTRFFYGAAMRGARGDVMHTVRGWNPLRMGRPQSRLALYFVPPARLAALDLTLAPKPVRGEGLVLGPAPDRRLDGAGWCTTSGSKDLQLRSTQKPWPLVHLAAPPSAWTHGWGHYLRTCGQELTLHHPESLACFAIDELLADHVAWLQAVGLPPDAACTVYSLDLTRLKGTPAWVHLPSSEI, encoded by the coding sequence ATGAACACGCCCAGCGTGCGCTACGTGGTCCTCCGGCCCGACACGCTCGGCCCGTACGTCGAGCGGCTCCGGCTGCTCGAGCGCGGAATCGAGTACCCCATCGCCGACGGCGCCGACCACTTCTTCATCGACCACGGGCCCCACTACCACCCGTTCTTCTCCTCCATGGGAGAGGCGTACTTCCTCCTCGCCCTGCGCGGAGAAGAGCTGCTGGGCTCGGTGACGGGTGTCTCGCGGCAGGTCTTCCGCGGCACCCGCTCCGCCCAGGCGCTCTACATCTGCGACCTCAAGGTGGCCCCCCACGCGCGAGGAACGGGGCTCGCCCGAAGGCTCATCCTCCAGGGGCTCACCCACCTGTTCCGCATCCCCGCCCTGCGAGGCACCCGGTTCTTCTACGGAGCCGCCATGCGCGGCGCACGCGGCGACGTCATGCACACGGTGCGCGGCTGGAATCCCCTGCGCATGGGCCGGCCCCAGAGCCGCCTCGCGCTCTACTTCGTGCCCCCGGCCCGCCTCGCCGCCCTCGACCTCACCCTCGCGCCCAAGCCCGTGCGGGGAGAAGGGCTCGTGCTCGGCCCCGCCCCGGACCGGCGGCTCGACGGCGCGGGGTGGTGCACCACCTCCGGCAGCAAGGACCTCCAGCTCCGCTCCACCCAGAAGCCCTGGCCCCTGGTCCACCTCGCGGCGCCGCCCTCCGCGTGGACCCACGGCTGGGGACACTACCTGCGCACCTGCGGCCAGGAGCTCACCCTCCACCACCCTGAGTCGCTCGCCTGCTTCGCCATCGACGAACTGCTTGCGGACCATGTCGCATGGCTACAAGCCGTGGGCCTGCCCCCGGACGCCGCGTGCACCGTCTATTCTCTCGACCTCACCCGACTTAAGGGTACCCCCGCATGGGTGCACCTTCCCTCTTCCGAAATCTGA
- a CDS encoding TenA family transcriptional regulator, with the protein MGAPSLFRNLKLRGHIATLKAEWSASESSTYLRALRDGTFERTDFIETQRQFFSAVAHFSRPMALLASRLPRPELRLPLVENVFDEHGRGTLAHGHEQTFLVLLERLGASVEHIHDDAFWPEVRKFNAALTGIASFEPTHTALAVFGIIEDLFSGISLELGRGIVARGWLAADQVTHYPTHATLDEEHADGFYRQLDAPYEASATTARDIEQGLVLGGHLFLGLYEDLYRARRRRLG; encoded by the coding sequence ATGGGTGCACCTTCCCTCTTCCGAAATCTGAAGCTGCGCGGACACATCGCCACCCTGAAGGCCGAGTGGAGCGCCAGCGAGTCCTCCACCTACCTGCGCGCGCTGCGCGACGGCACGTTCGAGCGCACCGACTTCATCGAGACCCAGCGCCAGTTCTTCTCCGCCGTGGCGCACTTCTCGCGGCCCATGGCCCTGCTCGCCAGCAGGCTGCCTCGGCCCGAGCTTCGCCTGCCCTTGGTGGAGAACGTCTTCGACGAGCACGGCCGAGGCACACTCGCGCACGGCCACGAGCAGACCTTCCTGGTGCTCCTGGAGCGGCTCGGCGCCTCCGTGGAGCACATCCACGACGACGCCTTCTGGCCGGAGGTCCGCAAGTTCAACGCCGCGCTGACCGGCATCGCGAGCTTCGAGCCGACCCACACCGCCCTGGCCGTGTTCGGCATCATCGAGGACCTGTTCAGCGGCATCTCGCTGGAGCTGGGGCGCGGCATCGTCGCCCGGGGCTGGCTCGCCGCGGACCAGGTGACGCACTACCCCACCCACGCGACGCTCGACGAGGAGCACGCGGACGGGTTCTACCGCCAGCTCGACGCCCCCTATGAAGCGTCCGCCACCACCGCGCGGGACATCGAGCAGGGGCTCGTGCTCGGCGGGCACCTCTTCCTCGGCCTCTACGAGGACCTGTACCGCGCCCGGCGACGCCGCCTGGGTTGA